Below is a genomic region from Sorghum bicolor cultivar BTx623 chromosome 9, Sorghum_bicolor_NCBIv3, whole genome shotgun sequence.
taatattgatagcagctccaccatcaactaggatcttggtcattggctgcccatcaacccttcctttgaggaacaaagctttaagatgctgcctctcgttatcggcaggtttctcaaagatagccgtcatcggatccagagccaactgagctatctgatcagaaaatcccaactcatcatcactggctggtgcaagaaactccatcggcaacatgaataccatgttgacgcctgccgatggaccttccttcttagtgtctgccggctgccgactttcagaactctctcctttatttaactcctcttgcctttctcgttgcaacctccttttctgtgtcttggttaatccttgagggcaccatggaggaagtggcctttgccttactgccgggcgtcggttctcccttgactccatacgatgtgtgttagcatctctgcaaaatatgaactcatcgggaacccgcgcattagccatttcctcaagctcttcctggttcctgggaaaatactggacacggtcaccgagccgatcgtgaacactaagcctgccccccagccgatcatgagctgacgctcttcctctgattggcccattaaatcgccgttcatcatcatgataacgccgatcgttcctgtcgtaccgatcataaccgttgcattcagggcagtctctgacagtaggaagcttgatattttcctcccaacaatggatgaagaatgggcaattccaatgatccctgtgccgattccactcctgtcggcgtctctcttcttcccgttgataatcttcctgctggcgccggtaccgatcttcccgttgttgccatctctctcgaggccttctatgagttatgacaataccagatcgaggaattcttcctgagctagctccttcctggaccaagcccttacttcttgcatcggcggtagtaacttgatgctgaggatctaccgatgcactcttctcagctgtctccgacgttaagaccttagccttccccttagcatccaacatgttcgtcgggaaaggatgttggtctatcttcatcggcttctgggctttggaactatcaaacttgattctccccgattctatagccgattgcagctgttgtctgaatactttgcactcgttggtgtcatgtgacgttgcattatgccacttgcaatatctcatcctcttcaactcttctgccgacgggatcacatggttaagtgacagtttgatttgaccttcctgaagtagaaagtcgaatatcctatcggctttggcggtgtcaaaggcaaacttctctggttctttctgcccaaaaggacaagacatcggcttcttgttttttacccactctgccaaaccgattactggttcctcgtcggaatctgagcttgttgcttcgtcaacaaatgacactttcttattccacgccctcttaggctcgaaaggcttgatgtcttgatcagatatcctctgcaccaaatgacttaaactctcgaactcttgagatgcatacttatccctgatatgtggcaacaaaccctggaaagccaaatcggctagctgccgatcatccagaaccaggctatagcatttattcttgacctctcgtatcctctgcacaaatccctcaaccgactcgtcattacgttgcctcaacttaaccaagtcggtgatcttcttctcatgaacccctgagaagaagtatctgtggaattgcttctctagatcggcccaagtaattactgagttgggaggtaacgatataaaccaagtaaaggccgatccagacagtgatgacgaaaatagacgaacccttaattcgtccctgttaccagcttctccacattgaataatgaacctgttgacatgctccatggttgacgtgtcgtcctgtccggaaaactttgtaaaatccggtaccttgtaccgatgtggaagcgggatcaaatcatacgctggaggatacggtgtccggtaagaataagtgttgactttgggttttatcccaaattgttccttcattacttcagcaatcttatcggcccaataagcatcggcatcttgccgatgaggcagctgcggatccggcacttggtggcgaacctccacgtgtctgtttgggacctgacctgtatggaacatcgtattggtcacctgtcctccaatctgcggactaccaaactgctgtccaccgactggctgtcctccgagttgctgtccaaaatttattggctggttggacattccctgaccttggaacccgggataaacttgcccttgctggaaccccgtagtctgataaccctgctggggcgactgtggaaaggcttgctgtccaagccatccattattagcgttcatcggcataggtgctgccgatgattggtaattgggtatcgtcgttgaattgacataccccgactgggccataggcctctgttgcatcagcattgactctgccgatgcgttgggcatctggaacattgaatcttgaagattttcagtgtgaggccttgcagtagtagttgtggtataccgaggactctggttcaccggcacattggaaggtaccgacgtcataggagttttgcccctcatgtcagttgtctgtgatgttcccggcgtcaactctggaggcataccataaccccaccagttggggggaagatttaaccctgacattgccgatgccaacatatctgtcgtcagtttatgctgcccaactgaaatttgggggttggttgccatcggcatagatagtgcaccggtagtccccaatgtacttggagggacggcagactgtgcacttgcgctcgtcaaggcagccgatggaaccGTGACCTCTGgcgccgtgggttgatgatgggaagggcccacataatccggcgggatttgtccttccttgaaagttcttgccacggcgttgaacaccgtgttagacagtacaccagcttggttgatcagcgctcgattgatggcattgtcaaccatgtcttgaagcttgccaggattagcgtcgaaggtgacctgccgtggtgccggcagtgcatctttctggaccacttcgccgcttctgtttatgctgaaagacttcaggcactgctgcttgaactcttccatggcttgggcaatagcttgcttctgctcatccttaaggttagcttccgtcacggggatgacgttatcttgatcgaggtcagagatcgacatgctgatcttgatcttgaatcggtcccaccaggcgtgccaaaagatgtgttgatgcaaaactgatctgcaaacacaaagggctaatacccgattcaaacgttaaggcgtgccagccgatttgaccttactatcggcaaaggtgataactcgaatactttagtcctgacaacagcgatgcgcccggatgtcacggctaagaggtactcacgcggaacttaaggatacgccgagcttgagtcgacgaattcccaagaactcgtaacaaaaagaaaacgtatgacgaagtcgtcgaaaagtaaatgctagaatatgagtaaaaacgtgtgtttgattgattgatagatgtcctgattacaaggtcttagggcttatatttataccctgctcaaagagctgcgaccagacacgattagaattcgaattccaaattacacggaacccgtatacaaaacgatacgaataacataaggaaataataaaaccatccttcgtgacaaaccgaaactcctccacatgacaactggcagcttccggactcctccttcgcgtcatcggcaatcccctcgccatagtcatcggcagacccttttacttggtcatcggcaccatattactgtctgaggacttagtcacattcaacatttccctcatcggcaaccatccttaccagcaacccgcatcgtactgccaccctgtcctgccatcctggacacgtgcccaaaaatggtgtcaacaggtcGATAAGGCAGGCAGGGTGCAGGTGGCTGGTGGCGGAGCCCTGCCCTGCTCCAGGCCCAGCCGACGAACAAGACGAGGAGCGAGGTCGCCGTCGTTCTTCTCCCGCCTCCGTTCACATCTGTGGACGATGGTCCGGTAGCAGGCAGCGTTGGCATCCGATCGATCGTTCGCGTGCAGCGCCAACGATATACTACTACTTAAGTAGAAGTACACTCGTAGTACTTGGGTATTCTCTCTGCTAATGCCAGCATGACGACTGGCGAGTTTGGTGACGGGCGATCGACGAGAGACGCCTGAACGACGCGTTTGTCCACACACGCATGCACGCATTATTTTTATTGATGCATAATATGCACACCGGAATCGGAAGCTAGCTATGGCCAGTTGGTGAGACCAACCCTTCATCCTGTCATCGCCTGGACACCACTCCATCTTTCTTTAGCCAACATGCAGATTGCATGTGTTTCATTAAGAGGTACTTTGCAGATATTATTACAATGAAGTGTCAACTGCCAAGCGAGATGCCCGCaggactgctgctgctgctgtagtgctgtgatggtgatgccgaTGCTTGGCTGCTCTGATCATGGGCGCGGATGCCATGCATTGTGGTAGCCAAGCAGAAGCAGTGTACGTAGTGTAGTAGCAgcggcacacacacacacacacacgcgcgcgcgcgcgcgcggcgacAAGGAAGCTGGAAGCCCGTACGTCCCTGTTACGTGCGCATATATGCAACGGAGCAGGTGAGCTTGCCTCGCCATGATCCTCACACAAGAAATAATACACTCCATCGTGTAGAGCCGGATATAATAATAACAATGTATGTATAATAATAAAGGGAAAGAATCAAAGAATTAGGCAGGCATCATTAGGTTTGATTTTGAGCGGCCTAGCACACAGACCGGGCCGAGGCATGTGGTTCAATTCTCAGTGCCTTGTATAACTGCTCCCACAAGCAGGCCCTACCTGCTGGGTAGCTGCTCTTAAAACTCGAAAGGAGAGGAAGAACGGGAGAAAGCAAACCTCATCGCGACAGGACCCCATGCATGTCCCCATCCCGGctcagccttgtttagttaacgaAAATTTTTGATTTTAACTACTGTAGCATATAGTTGatagtaattattatttaaacaCAAATTAACtacgtttaaaagatttgtctcataaattacaggtaaattatgtattgtttttatctatatgtaatgctctatacatatgtctaaagattcaatttgATAAAGAATCTTGAAAGTTTTAGGAAACTAAGCCAGGCCTTAGAGCACTTCTATTTGACCGTTTTTTATCACAAAAGAGATGcaagttttgaaaaaaaaagggggATGAAAAATCCTCCCGGGAGATTCAATCACCACCGGTCAAAAAGGGAGAAGAAAAAATGATTGCTCGACCGTACTGTAGTACAGTATACATGCAACTTTGGCCGATATCCTTTTTTGAACGGAAAGCGTGCTGGACGCAGGAGATCTGCATTTCATTCCGAGCAAGCCAGCAGATTATCCTTTTGTTTCGCCATCGCCATCCAGGTCGATCCCTTTCCCTTTCGCCGCCGCGACTCGCTTTAGGCCCTTTGGATATATTTTTAACATCCATCACATGAATGGTTAGACACATGTACAAAGTACTGAATagtatatattatttataaaattaaaaatacaactagagaataattatatttgcgagacgaattttttaaacctaattagttcataattgaacactaattgtcaaataaaataaaatattacgGTACTGGTTAAATTTTAACACTCCAATCAAACATCCCCTTAAGTTCTCGAAGTGTGCACGACCTTTTCTCGAGGTGTtctgaggtcttgtttagttcctacccAAAATTTTACCCCTATCCTATCAAATACCTCGAGTATTTAGATATATTcatgaatcattaaatatagataaaaataactaatttgaCAAATTGCAAGTATATTTtttaagacgaatcttttaaacttagttagtatatgattatACACTAATTGTTATAGTACTAATACATATCCTAATGGTCGatcaattaggcttaataaattcatctCACAGTTCACTTACGgattctataatttatttttttttattagtgtCCGAGCATTTACGTAACATCCAATATAAGAGTAACATCAATGTATATGGACCAAGTAGTCCATCATGTGGCCTACATAAGTAGTCCATAGTTATTATTATTTGCTCACAATGTTCAACCAACGAAATAGTCCATAAAGTGGGTTTTACTAGAGATTAAAAATTGTTCTTTCCAACCATTTCATGTATCATGACAAGAGAGAGAGCATGgagagagaaaaaatatttctttattGCTTATGGGTAGTCCATAGGACTATGGATACCTTTTGTTTATAGACTTATAAACCGCTATATGGACTATCTCCACAATGTTTTAGCTAGCTGATAGAGAATATTTTGTTTCTTATAGACTGCTTTGCTGCTACATTATGGTTGCTCTAACATCTGATATTAACACCAAAAACTTTCGacctagccttgtttagttcccaaaatattttgcaaatttttccacattcttcatcacatcaaatcttgcggcacgtgcatggagcattaaatatagataaaagaaataactaattatatagtttatctgtaatttacgagacaaatcttttaagcttagttagttcataattagacaatatttatcaaatacaaatgaaaatactactgtttatattttgcaaatttttttgaagtaaacaaggccctataaTAACacaagccggttccaagccttGAACCACCCCAATCCCATCCTATCGATACTACACTGGCCTACAGCTACGAGCTAAAAACAAATATATACACTATGATCCCGTTGCCTTTTGTTGCTCTCGTTCTTGTGTTGTGCATGAGATGTGGAGGAAGCGACAGAAAGCTCTCTCTCGGCGGAAAGGAAGAAGAGGATCATGGCCGCATATGATTGTCGCGGCGCGGTAGATGCCGCCGGATTGCAAACGGCAAACCTCAtattttctataatttattatgattttttaaagattcaaccgaaataatttaaaaataaGACAAACATTTATAATAGAGTCACGATGGTAAGATGAACGGTTTTAAAATTAAGGGAGCTGTTTTATCTCATTTTAGAGTTTATGGAGGAAAAGTGATTTTTGTGAAAGTTGAGAAGATAATATGGACTTTTTCTTATTTACAGACATGTACTTATTTGGCTAAGGAAAAGAAGTTTAGGGCCCAATACGATACAGCAGAATTATGTAGCCTGGTTTAGGGGCTCCAATTCTAACAAGTTTCCGGAACGTGTGAAACCTTAAACCAAATTAGGCCCAATTCTATCTAGTAACGTATTGGGCCCAAACAAGAACCGGTTTCGACGTAGCCCACAAAACATGACAAACGTATGGAACATTGCAGACTAGGGGGGGCAAAAGTCCCTTTTTTCTCGCTCAAGTCTGATTCTACTTCTCAAAAACtctaaaaacaaaaattttaCCCCATCAATTTTTAAAACCATTTAAATGACCCCTTACAATTCTGGTTTCCATGCGGTTTTATTTGTTCTTAGTTTTAAAAATTTTGGCAAATACTTGATAAATACAGTTTTTAAAACATGAAAAATAACTTTAACATTCTAAATATGTTGgtaaaaaatcctagagatagattCAGATATTGCAacccaaataaaatatttagagcTCTTGAGGATATGCTTAGACACCTCTAAAAGATAAGATTTACCTCTAGGGACGTCAGAAaatatatatctagaaaaattTACAAATTTCTGAAACATTCTAATAAATATCTAAATATGGTTTAAAATTTTCTAGAACAAAAACATGAGATACATCTAGCATGAATGCATTCAACATTAAAGTATTTATAGTCAATGTTGGCTGAATCGTGTGTTTTTGTTGTGGAAAGCTTTTAAATGCCCCTAGAcaacaaatataatgatttgtttttttcttttttctatgTACTTTTACCATTTTATTAGAGCTAAATCTATTTTTTGGAATCTCATATAGATATTTTGCATGACCtctaaataatttattttgtttttatatcACAATCTATCTCTGAGATTTTTTTTGTCATTTTTAATTCCTATAGATATTTTTCATAGTTTAAAAAGCTTATcaaatatatatcatattttttaataaaaaagataaaactACCTTGAAAACCACTTCTAATCATTTTAGGGAGGCAATTGAACAGTTTAAGGGTTAAGAGTGGTAAGGCATTCAGAAAGTAAAGAAATTATTTAAGAGTTAATATGATATCTGTTTTTTTAGTttgagaagaaaataaaaatgagatCATACCGAAAATTTGCAAAGATATAAGCTatttttccaaaataaaaaagataacctaGGCCTAAAAGATATAGGGAGCTCACAAAAGGCCAGCCAAAATACGAAGCTTGTTTAGATTTCATGAATTGAAACTAATATCTAGAAAGTGATTtctattttattattaaattacTTTTCAATGAAACTTAATATAAGGCCATGAACAATCCGGCAAGAAAAGTAGCCCATGAGCCCTGACAACGGCATGTCTCAAAACGAAATTGGACTCACAGGCCCGGCATCAAAATTAAGCGACTATCGTCTAGGAATTCCTTTGCTTTTAAAAGGCGCACATGTCACTTTCGAAATTAGTTTGAATGTAAAATTATTTGCCTATTTTAACTACGGCGTTTCAGTTCATCCATTGAGAATAATAAAGAATTGAAGACCTTTGAACTCAATCAAGGAGGTAAATCGaagcaaaaaggaaaaaaaaacatcgGATAGCAGAGCATTGAAGGCTTGAAGCAAACCAACCTGCCAACAAcctgttgtaaaaaaaaaaataataataataaaaaaaactgCCAACAACTTGTACCAACCAAAATCCAAAACCCTTGTTAGGAGCTCGGGGAGCAGCAGAAGCCGCACCGCCCGCCCGCTCGCCGGCAACACCAGTCGCCGCCGATGGGGTTGGACTACTACAAGGTGCTGGGTGTCGGCCGCGGCGCCACGGAGGAAGAGCTCAAGAAGGCCTACCGCCGCCTCGCCATGAAGTACCATCCGGATAAGAACCCCTCGCCGCAGGCCGACACCCTCTTCAAGCAGGTCTCCGAGGCCTACGACGTCCGTACCCATATCCCTCCCCCTCGTCCTCCATTACCGCCGGGAAACCCCATCTGCTTGACCTCCCTCTCGATTGGCCTTGGCTGCTCCTCTCGCAGGTGCTCAGCGACCCGCAGAAGCGCGCCATCTACGACCAGTACGGCGAGGAAGGCCTCAAGGCCGGCGTGCCCCCGCCCTCCGCCTCCACGCACGGCCCCGGCGCCGGCCTCCACGGGTTCCGCTTCAACACGAGGAGCGCCGAGGAGATCTTCTCCGAGTTATTCGGCGGCGTTCCCCCCGGGTTCCCGATGTTCGGCGGCGCCGCTGGGCcaggggaggcgtcgagcgcgccGGTGCAGAGGAAGGCGCCGCCGATCGAGCGGCAGCTGGCTTGCACCTTGGAGGACCTGTACAAAGGGGCCACTAAGAAGCTGAAGATCTCCAGGGATGTCTTTGACTTCGCCGGGTGAGTGAGACCACCGATCCTTGCCCAATTTGTTTCCTGCAGAATGCAGACTGACCACAGGTTATAGCATTCTGTAAAGAATCGTTTCTGCCTTGATGATTGAGCAATTCCGTGGGTGGTTGTAGGATTAGTAGAGACTTTTCGTGCTAGGTCGTGGCTTTAGTTATGCATCTTCTGACTTTGGTTGGCACATTGTGCTTGCACACTAGAAATTTTAGGGCAGGGGAACTGAGGAGCATGAGAGGAAAGGTTCACCGGAGAGAAAAACTTGAGAGGGATTGTAGACACGACGAAAGAGGAATCAGGCAAGAATGATACAAGTATGGTTTAATCTGTCTTATGTCGACAGCAATTGAGTAAGAGGCATACGCATACACACATGCGTGCAAGGCTGCAAGCACAAAACATTCTACCATTAGCACCCATGTACATGTGCACCTAAACCCAATATGAATTTATCAGAGGCATCTAAGGTCTCACAGAGTGTGGGTACATGCTTTGCAAAATTGCAACTGATTTTCCGCACCAAGTCAGGCTGGTGGGCTGAGTGCACGCCCACACTCACTCGGTAGGCAGATGGCCTTTGATTTGCTTCTTGTTTGTCTGATTTATCTTATTGGCCCAAGGCTGCATTGCTCTTAATTCTCCAGCACTCTCTCTATTGAATAATGTTAATCAAATCTCCTGTGTTTCAGTCCATGACGTTCCAGCTGTTGTTGCCCCTTGATACTTTAACCACAACTCTATGATGTGCTTCCCATGGTGGCCAAGCTGACTCTGTTGTTAGGTTTTAATCTTAGCCATCATTCTTGATTTATTTAGAGTTGGCAATATCCTTTGGATATGATATTAGGGTGGGGTATATGTATTGCACGGTGCATACTGCATACTGCATAATCCCAATTTACATCCAGCTCAACATTTCATTATGTCAACTCTATTCCTATTTCTTGCACTACAATTTGCTTGAGTTTTTTTGGTTGAAACAAAGTGATTTGCTTGAGTATTTCTAAACAAAGTGATTCCCTTGAGTTAATCATGTCTTTCTATCCTGTTTTTATTTTACCCACATGAGTATGCATTTTGGGACATTGCTAACTGAATTTCATTTGGTGATGCTTTTCCTTGTTTTGTTCTGTTCTCATTGCctttatatttttttcataccaatgaaataaataaataaataaataaataccttCCTCTTGTGACCTAAACACTTCCAACAGTCAGCTGCCTAGCCTGCTTGCTATTCCTGGAATGCCACATAAAGATCGCTGGTAGGATCTCTTGACAACTTCATATCCATGTATTTGACCATCTAACTTGTGAGACTGTAATGTAACCCTGGGAAGTTTTTATGTCTGTACCTCATGCTTACAACTTAATTTACATATTCTGCTCAAAATCAAATTTGAAGGGTTCAAATTATAGATGCCATAAGACAATGTGTGGGGCAAGACATAGTAGCTTCTTCAGTTAAGGGTCTAAGAGGCTGAGTTTGTATCCTAAACGCACGCGCCATATTAGAGCATTCAGAGGCATTCATAATTTGATAGCTGGGCTTATACATTTCACAGATGATCTTTTTTAGATCACGGAATAAACAGCATTCCGGCCTTCACATTATTTCACAGATGATCTACTGATTTAGTAAAGATCACTGGAGGCAGACAGCTGTGACTAATGATTGAACTTAGGGTAGATCTATTGCTGTGCACTTTCTTGTGGATTTGTTGTATTGTGTTTATTACTTCCAAGGTATTGAATACATGAATACTGATGGGAGCACTTGTTGAAGTACGAATATGTGATATGTTACTCTTTTCGAATGAAGCagctagtttttttatttttaaaaaagcaAATGAAAAGCAGCTAGTTCATGCTggtaaataaaatatttcaCATGGACATTGAGGGACCTGTGATTCTGAGCAAACAAACAAGACTGGACATCTGTAATTGATTGAGGCCGAATATAATATCAACTTCTAAAGTTCTAAtattgaaacacatgttgctttcAATGACTTTGGAGCAGCACAGCATGGTGTATAGTTTCATAATTCCATCATGTGTTTGCCTTTTAGCAATATAGTTATCATTATGGGGCAAAGCCACTTTTTGAAGTAGGTCCATACAAGAAAGGGATGGATTGTGATGAATTACCTTCAAAACTACTTTTAAAGATTGCAATGATGTGGTGCTTTGTCAAACATACAGCTCAAGACATTATGATATAGGTGCAGTTTGTTTGTTTGCCCCTATTGAGAAACATCATATGTTTGGCACATGCTTGTTTATGTGATTGATGAGTGTTTAGTTGAGAAACGGTGCTGGATGGATAAGACTAAGCATTAAATTATCGTATCAAGTTGCTAGATTTGAGTAGGTTGAAACTTTAAATGATCAAAGCTTTTTAGTTGTCCAGAATAGACAATCTGATTATTTTCTTATCTTGTtttgagaatacatttcatattTTTGTGAAGGAGACCAATAAATCGTGAGGAGATCCTGACGATAGATATCAAGCCTGGATGGAAGAAGGGTACAAAGATCACCTTTCTTGATAAAGGCAACGAGGCTCGTAATGTTACACCATCAGATCTAATTTTCATAATAGAAGAACGGGCGCACCCCATGTTCAAGAGGGATGGGAACAACCTTATCTACACTCATAAAATCTCTCTAGTAGAGGCACTGACAGGCTGCACTGTCCAAGTGACGACTCTGGATGGACGAACTCTGACTATTCCTGTGAAGTCAGTTGTGAGTCCTACTTATGAAGAAGTTGTGCAGGGTGAAGGCATGCCGATCACAAAGGAGCCGTCTAGAAAGGGAAACTTGAGGATCAAGTTCCAGATCAAGTTCCCCACTAGTCTAACATGTGACCAAAAGGCGGGGATCCAACAGCTTCTGTCTTGAAGCTCTCTGTATAATGTGAGTCTATTAGGAGTACTCGTTTGTGGAGTAGTTGTAGTGACATTAGCTGAATGAACTGTGACCTTTTTTTCGTGCTAGTATTGGTGTATTCTTTTCTAGCTACTGTGCAAGATTACACCCATGCTAACCTGCCAGTGGAGTTGCTGCTGTTTTGCGTCATCCTCATATTCAGTTGTGTAATT
It encodes:
- the LOC8071263 gene encoding dnaJ homolog subfamily B member 1 isoform X4 yields the protein MGLDYYKVLGVGRGATEEELKKAYRRLAMKYHPDKNPSPQADTLFKQVSEAYDVLSDPQKRAIYDQYGEEGLKAGVPPPSASTHGPGAGLHGFRFNTRSAEEIFSELFGGVPPGFPMFGGAAGPGEASSAPVQRKAPPIERQLACTLEDLYKGATKKLKISRDVFDFAGKMPVVASAIVVRGGLQGEKQDGDLPGRGLSGSSSQVGFSRPVLCGSAISVLLHCANSDSVLC
- the LOC8071263 gene encoding dnaJ homolog subfamily B member 13 isoform X1, yielding MGLDYYKVLGVGRGATEEELKKAYRRLAMKYHPDKNPSPQADTLFKQVSEAYDVLSDPQKRAIYDQYGEEGLKAGVPPPSASTHGPGAGLHGFRFNTRSAEEIFSELFGGVPPGFPMFGGAAGPGEASSAPVQRKAPPIERQLACTLEDLYKGATKKLKISRDVFDFAGRPINREEILTIDIKPGWKKGTKITFLDKGNEARNVTPSDLIFIIEERAHPMFKRDGNNLIYTHKISLVEALTGCTVQVTTLDGRTLTIPVKSVVSPTYEEVVQGEGMPITKEPSRKGNLRIKFQIKFPTSLTCDQKAGIQQLLS
- the LOC8071263 gene encoding dnaJ homolog subfamily B member 1 isoform X3 — protein: MGLDYYKVLGVGRGATEEELKKAYRRLAMKYHPDKNPSPQADTLFKQVSEAYDVLSDPQKRAIYDQYGEEGLKAGVPPPSASTHGPGAGLHGFRFNTRSAEEIFSELFGGVPPGFPMFGGAAGPGEASSAPVQRKAPPIERQLACTLEDLYKGATKKLKISRDVFDFAGKMPVVASAIVVRGGLQGEKQDGDLPGRGLSGSSSQGFLAQCCAAVLSQSCSTVPTVTLYFADSLSWCFVYRQII
- the LOC8071263 gene encoding dnaJ homolog subfamily B member 1 isoform X2 encodes the protein MGLDYYKVLGVGRGATEEELKKAYRRLAMKYHPDKNPSPQADTLFKQVSEAYDVLSDPQKRAIYDQYGEEGLKAGVPPPSASTHGPGAGLHGFRFNTRSAEEIFSELFGGVPPGFPMFGGAAGPGEASSAPVQRKAPPIERQLACTLEDLYKGATKKLKISRDVFDFAGKMPVVASAIVVRGGLQGEKQDGDLPGRGLSGSSSQVRSGLRSMPDSLPESPVLSAVTVAALLPSPESAARGGGRWGKKGHPFGTPIAAPSHTACIFLLQINSKIM